The following proteins are co-located in the Nitrospirota bacterium genome:
- a CDS encoding nucleotidyltransferase family protein, translated as MEEQADYKELLALFNAHDVRYIIVGAYALAFHGAPRYTGDLDLLVRPDEVNGRRILSALEAFGFGSLGLTVDDFSVPDRIIQLGVPPVRVDIITSITGVTWDETEADRVQGTFGTIPVSYIGKNSFIRNKRALGRNKDFADAEALGEDT; from the coding sequence ATGGAAGAGCAAGCCGATTACAAAGAATTGCTCGCGTTGTTCAACGCCCATGACGTGCGTTACATCATTGTCGGCGCCTATGCGCTCGCTTTTCACGGAGCGCCGAGATACACGGGTGATCTGGATCTTCTCGTGCGCCCTGATGAGGTGAACGGACGACGCATTCTAAGCGCCCTTGAGGCGTTTGGTTTTGGATCCCTGGGACTTACCGTCGATGATTTCTCGGTTCCCGACAGGATCATTCAACTTGGCGTGCCTCCAGTACGCGTTGATATCATAACATCGATCACCGGCGTAACATGGGATGAAACGGAAGCGGATCGCGTTCAAGGAACGTTCGGCACTATCCCGGTCTCGTACATTGGGAAGAACTCGTTTATTCGTAACAAGCGCGCATTGGGAAGAAATAAAGACTTTGCGGACGCTGAGGCCCTTGGCGAGGATACATAA
- the dnaN gene encoding DNA polymerase III subunit beta has protein sequence MKLTIKKEEILKGLQRIQGVVEKKNTMPILSNMLLIADKSGVEIIATDLEIGLRGRYAATVEKPGAVTVSAKKMYEIVRELPSEDIQIKVEDNNWVKIQTGHSQFKLVGLPRDEYPALPDVSEEGMIVIEGDMLRDMIKKTLYAVGENDARYVLNGLFVHMTQTKGGLNIRMVGTDGHRLSMVDRVMDAKHKEESVIIPKKAMMELRRLLEEDTPKAELRLGFGKNHALFKRDGLVMVTKLIDGNYPNYLQVVPAKSTKKVTVSKDIFTHAVKRVSILSKEKTNAVKLQLEQGRLILSTNNPEVGEANEELAVDYKGEAIAIGFNSRYLMDVLLAMDRETISLELSDALSPCLITEEGDENYKCVVMPMRV, from the coding sequence AAAAAAGAGGAAATTCTGAAGGGGTTACAGAGGATCCAGGGTGTTGTGGAAAAGAAGAACACCATGCCCATTCTCTCGAACATGCTCCTCATTGCCGATAAAAGTGGTGTGGAGATCATCGCTACGGACCTTGAGATCGGATTGCGCGGACGTTATGCGGCGACGGTCGAGAAGCCCGGCGCTGTCACCGTGTCGGCGAAGAAAATGTATGAGATCGTGCGGGAGCTTCCGTCAGAAGACATCCAGATCAAAGTCGAAGACAACAACTGGGTCAAGATACAAACAGGCCATTCACAGTTCAAGCTCGTCGGCTTGCCCCGGGACGAGTACCCCGCGCTCCCTGACGTTTCGGAAGAAGGCATGATCGTCATCGAAGGCGATATGCTTCGCGACATGATCAAGAAGACGCTTTACGCCGTGGGTGAGAACGACGCCCGGTATGTACTGAACGGTCTCTTTGTCCATATGACACAGACCAAAGGCGGCCTCAACATACGGATGGTCGGTACCGACGGACACCGGCTTTCGATGGTCGACCGGGTTATGGACGCAAAACATAAGGAAGAGAGCGTCATCATCCCCAAAAAAGCGATGATGGAGCTTCGACGACTCCTTGAGGAGGACACGCCCAAAGCTGAGCTCCGTCTGGGCTTCGGCAAGAACCACGCGCTGTTCAAGCGCGATGGTCTGGTCATGGTGACGAAGCTCATTGACGGCAACTATCCCAACTATCTCCAGGTTGTGCCCGCGAAGAGCACGAAGAAGGTCACTGTGTCCAAGGACATCTTTACCCATGCGGTGAAGCGCGTTTCAATCCTGTCCAAGGAAAAGACCAACGCCGTAAAACTACAGCTCGAACAGGGCCGGCTCATTCTTTCCACGAACAATCCGGAAGTGGGTGAGGCAAATGAAGAGCTTGCTGTGGATTACAAGGGAGAGGCGATCGCGATCGGATTCAACTCGCGCTATCTCATGGATGTGCTTTTGGCCATGGACCGGGAGACCATCTCTCTTGAGCTAAGCGATGCGCTGAGCCCCTGCCTGATTACTGAAGAGGGCGACGAAAACTACAAATGCGTTGTGATGCCGATGAGAGTCTAG
- the gyrB gene encoding DNA topoisomerase (ATP-hydrolyzing) subunit B yields the protein MDYTADSIKVLEGLEAVRKRPAMYIGSTGSVGLHHLAYEIVDNSVDEAMAGFCSCIDVIIHIDNSVTVIDDGRGIPTQMHTTQKRSAAEVALTVLHAGGKFDSDVYKVSGGLHGVGVSVVNALSEWLELEIKQNGKVYQQRYERGNPQAPLAETGTTTTMGTKVTFKPDFQIFEDREYSYDILSQRLRELAFLNRGLKISIQDERSGKKQTFFYEGGIVSFIEYLNKNKTTLHPTPIYLTKEREGIFVEIALQYNDSYVEQVFAFANNINTQEGGTHLVGFKAALTRTVNSYAVASGLLKNGDEAFSGEDVREGLTAVVSVRLQNPQFEGQTKTKLGNSEVKGIVEGMVNESLGTYLEENPAVARKVAEKGLNAARAREAARKARELTRRKGVLDSTSLPGKLADCQEKDPALSEIFIVEGDSAGGSAKQGRDRKNQAILPLKGKILNVEKARFDKMLSSDEIKVLITALGAGIGREEFNIAKIRYHKIVIMTDADVDGAHIRTLLLTFFYRQMPQIIERGYLYIAQPPLFKIKRGKTERYIKDDSRMEDFLLDVAAEDVELYSPELGDWLHGERLITTLKKLVQFERTLDKFRRKRLDVLVLRSLLLDKTFNKAYLKEEEKLKALAIRVEEYLKQFHPKTRTEWAIEPDEEHQALRLRFDSQYDAAHSSIILDENFVTTPEFRELQSLSPALLGLGGPEYKIREKAEEKSFSNPGKLVHYILDLGKKGLAIQRYKGLGEMNPEQLWKTTMDPEKRTFLQVTVEDSVKADEIFTILMGDAVEPRRAFIQRHALEVRNLDV from the coding sequence ATGGACTATACTGCAGACAGCATAAAGGTGCTCGAAGGTCTTGAGGCCGTGCGTAAACGGCCGGCCATGTACATCGGCAGCACCGGGAGCGTTGGTCTTCACCACCTGGCCTACGAGATCGTGGACAACAGCGTGGATGAGGCCATGGCAGGCTTCTGCTCGTGTATTGATGTCATCATCCATATCGACAACAGCGTCACGGTGATCGATGACGGCCGCGGCATCCCCACACAGATGCACACCACGCAGAAGCGTTCAGCCGCCGAGGTCGCCCTCACGGTGCTCCACGCAGGCGGCAAGTTCGACAGCGACGTATACAAGGTCTCCGGCGGCCTCCACGGCGTGGGTGTATCCGTGGTGAATGCGCTTTCGGAATGGCTCGAGCTCGAGATCAAGCAGAACGGCAAGGTCTATCAGCAACGATACGAGCGTGGCAACCCGCAGGCCCCGCTTGCGGAGACCGGCACGACAACGACGATGGGCACCAAGGTCACCTTCAAGCCTGACTTTCAGATCTTTGAGGACCGTGAGTACAGCTACGATATTCTGTCGCAGCGCTTGCGCGAACTCGCGTTCCTGAACCGGGGCCTGAAAATCTCGATTCAGGATGAACGCTCGGGCAAAAAACAGACCTTCTTCTATGAAGGCGGCATCGTCTCGTTTATCGAGTATCTGAACAAGAACAAGACAACGCTTCACCCGACCCCTATTTATCTTACCAAAGAACGGGAAGGCATCTTTGTAGAGATTGCGCTCCAATACAACGACAGCTATGTGGAGCAGGTCTTCGCCTTTGCAAACAACATCAACACCCAGGAGGGCGGCACGCACCTCGTGGGATTCAAGGCCGCTCTCACACGCACGGTGAACAGCTATGCGGTCGCAAGCGGGCTGCTCAAGAATGGCGACGAGGCCTTCTCGGGAGAAGACGTGCGCGAGGGATTGACGGCGGTCGTGAGCGTGCGTCTTCAAAACCCTCAGTTCGAGGGACAGACCAAGACCAAGCTCGGCAATAGCGAGGTCAAGGGCATCGTCGAGGGCATGGTGAACGAGTCCCTCGGGACCTATCTTGAAGAGAACCCTGCGGTCGCGCGCAAGGTGGCGGAGAAGGGTTTGAACGCCGCCCGGGCGCGCGAGGCGGCCCGTAAGGCCCGGGAGCTCACCCGGCGCAAGGGAGTTCTTGACTCAACGTCCCTCCCGGGCAAGCTGGCGGACTGCCAGGAAAAGGACCCGGCACTCTCGGAAATCTTTATCGTTGAGGGAGATTCAGCAGGCGGTTCAGCAAAACAGGGCAGGGACCGGAAGAATCAGGCCATCCTTCCGCTCAAAGGCAAGATCCTGAACGTGGAGAAAGCGCGTTTCGACAAAATGCTCTCCAGCGACGAGATCAAAGTGCTTATCACCGCCCTTGGCGCAGGCATCGGACGCGAGGAGTTCAATATCGCCAAGATTCGCTATCATAAGATCGTGATCATGACCGACGCCGATGTGGACGGCGCCCACATTCGCACCCTGCTGCTCACGTTCTTTTATCGCCAGATGCCCCAGATCATCGAGCGCGGTTATCTGTACATCGCCCAGCCGCCGCTCTTCAAGATCAAGCGGGGCAAGACCGAGCGCTACATCAAGGATGATTCACGCATGGAAGACTTTTTGCTCGACGTTGCAGCGGAGGATGTCGAGCTCTATTCGCCTGAACTGGGCGACTGGCTGCACGGCGAGCGGTTGATCACCACGCTCAAGAAACTTGTGCAGTTCGAACGAACGCTCGACAAATTCCGAAGAAAACGCCTCGACGTCTTGGTGCTGCGTTCGCTTCTGCTCGACAAGACATTCAACAAAGCATACCTCAAAGAAGAGGAGAAGCTCAAGGCATTGGCCATCAGAGTGGAGGAGTATCTCAAGCAATTTCATCCCAAGACCAGGACCGAATGGGCGATCGAACCGGACGAGGAGCACCAGGCCCTGCGGCTTCGATTTGATTCTCAATACGATGCCGCGCACTCGAGCATCATCCTTGACGAGAATTTCGTGACCACGCCCGAGTTCCGTGAACTCCAGAGCCTGTCGCCGGCCCTCCTCGGTCTCGGCGGGCCGGAGTATAAGATCCGGGAGAAGGCCGAAGAAAAAAGCTTCAGCAATCCAGGCAAGCTTGTACACTATATCCTCGACCTCGGTAAAAAGGGTCTCGCGATCCAGCGGTATAAAGGCTTGGGCGAGATGAATCCCGAGCAACTCTGGAAAACGACCATGGACCCTGAAAAAAGGACGTTCCTCCAGGTCACGGTTGAAGATTCGGTCAAGGCCGACGAGATCTTTACGATCCTCATGGGCGATGCCGTGGAGCCGCGCCGCGCCTTTATCCAGCGGCATGCACTGGAAGTGAGAAATCTGGATGTATAA